The genomic DNA TATTAGGTTTACTAAAAGtataatattaacaaataaaGAAGCAGAAGAACAGAGCCAATCTAAGATACATACAATCTGTAGCTTAATTGTCTTCCCATCCTGCTCAACAGTTCGAATTTTCTGCACAAAAGAACATGATATTATAAGTTCAGACTGGAGACGCAATTCCAAATGAGTTCAAGCTAAATCAGATTTGAAATGTTGTACTCACAAAATCAACTCCAATGGTGCTTATGTAGCTATCAATGTATGAATCATCCTGTAGTAAATCATAAAGTTAATAATTTCAATTACTGTATTGTGCAGCAGTATTATGGTAAGCTAAGAAGTTACTCTAATTCTAGACCAAAGCCTAAGCCTCCAAAAATCCCATTCATAGATTTAATTCAACCCCCTCCCCTAGTCCAGTTCCCTCCATTATATTCCCTCCACCTCCATGTCATCAATGCCTACTCCGCCAATGTCATGCAGACTTCTGCAACCTGTAGATTCTATTCCTACCATACACACTTCTCCTACAAAATTTCTGTCCTGTCATGTCCTTTTCTTCGTTCACAGTTAACCGCACATTGGACGCTAATCAGGCCCAATAGCAAGAACCCCATTACACTCATTCAATGTTAATAATCTAGAcataacaacaaaatcaatGGGGATACAAAATGCGAGTAAATCtgtttgataaataaataaccaGTATAAAAGGATGGAGAAACATGGTAacatagaagaagaaaataataaaatactgcaatatattgttgaataaaataaaatactgcAGTATAGGATAAGACAAACAGTAGATAGCTTACAGCAAATCTTAGAAGAAGGCATGATTTACCAACACCAGAGTCTCCAATAAGAAGGAGCTTGAACAGATAATCACTGCAAAGGACAAGCATAGCATACTTACTCCGTTTCTCAATAGAGacaaactaataataatcaaacatACAAAATCAACCAAATATCAAACACAATCACTTCATCAACGCATACAAGTATATACATTTATTACGACGACAATGAAAACTCTAACATCAAAAGTCTTCAGACACTAAAGGCAAATAAAACTTAAATCAATCGAAGTCATGAatattaaaaattctaaaatacaaatcaatattttgtcaaattgTTACATTCAAATTATAATGCAAATACATAAATCAAcaaattgatgtatttagtaTTTCCGTTTCAAGTATATGAGACATGTCGAGTTATAGACAAATATTTTCCACCAACTTTTAAACAGTAATATTAAACTCAAAAGAAAGCACGAGCCAATAGTACTATCATAGTTTTGATGATTTCCATGATGAAATTCCAATTGAAATATTTCAAACCACCAATCCATTAAATGAAGATTTCTGATCATGCAAAAAAGCTTCtccttttcaatttaattttaacatttttatattgaattgatgttaaaaaaaaaacatttttacatTGAATTGTACGATCAAGTCCTTGTGAGAAACAAGAAGCAATAAAAACAGAGCCACATACATGCATGCTTCAATTACtcaattgaaatttaaaaccaATTAGACACAATATGAAGGTAAACTCATCACTTTCAAATACcaatcaataaatttttttatatataaaatcatgcaatctatgttttgaaaaacataaaattcaattaaaataaatcaatcgAGTAATTCACAAAGCTGATCCAATCtaggtttataaaaaaaacaaaattcaacacaaattaagtaattaatctcaaaaacaacaattcacacaaattaaacataatcatatatacccttttgaaaaacaataacaaaaatcataaaaaggAGTAAAATTTCTGTCAATTGAAACaatcaaaagtagaaaaaagTTACTATTAGACCCAAATTAAccccaaattaaaaaaaaaaaaaacaacaattcacACAAATTAAACACAATCATAGCTACCCTTTtgaagaacaagaacaaaaatcacaaaaaggaGTAAAATTTGCAACAATTGGggaaattcaaaattcaaagtagaaaaaagaaaaaggtacGTACTATTCAGGATTCATGACGGAGAAGGTGAAGTGTGGAGGAAGAGTGATCGGATCCGGTGGTACACGTGGAAACTGGAATTGGGCACCAacggagaagagaagaagaaggagaagaaattgtgaaattgtatttttgtgttttgaattaaaaattgtgtGGATGTTATAGTGTTGAATTAAAGCTTTAATACGGTGACGTATTATTATGAATGATTTGGTTTAATTGACTATTCATTATTCATGAATGATGATAGAGACAAAGGTGGTGGCTACTCTATGTGTTCCCATTAAGTTAAGTTAACccctaattaattaaataattaaatatatctatGGTCCTATACAAAAAATTACTCTCCTAATTTTCTTGCGATTCAATTTGTCTCaataaaaaatggtaatactAAAACACGATCTTACATTTTTATACATATAGACTCCTTATAATAAAGAGACTAATTTGTTATATGTTGGCAATATAAAGAGTTAgtctttgtattattttatgttggcaacttttttttttttttgaatgaccaaacttttttttttgttggcgACTAAATTGAGTCACGAGAAAAttctcaaaaatttaaaatgaaaaatattgtttaaacaTGTGATTAATTATGtctaatatatgattaataaatataataagatgTCGCAACTTATTAACCAATAACTAAACACAACTAATCACAATTTTGAATGTTGTTAACTAtgatttttagtgttttaaatATTTGTGTATATCAATTATTCATCCAAATTAAGTTCAAATATTCATGATATTCATTCAACACAATTTGTGTTAAAATACACTTAAAAATTATAGTTAataacatttaaaatcatatttaattatgttcaATGAATATTAATGAATAGTgaaatattcattaattattagggagcttctacggtgcagtcaggaaattgacttttttgaaaaaattaattttgattttaatgtttgattcatttttaaattgttgattaccgattaatgatcaatagtaattcatctagtaatgcttgcaacatcttggacttacaggtactattttatcgttggaatctttaacatgcaaacaaagTTGAtaatattatgtgatagtcttaagtgttacactttgtggggtgttacgCTTATAACAAGGtaagataaaattagattaagtgtagtcttgttaatctgatgagttgatgatactatgaggacagaacttttgatgtcattgtacaaacagtgggttgttactcattacatttttaaattgttgattactgattaatgatcaatagtaattcatctagtaatgcttgcaacatcttagaCTTAcaagtactattttatcgttggaatctttaacatgcaaacaaagttgatgatattatgtgtcttaagtgttacactttgtgggagtggttatggtgcataaggaaatccttatgcaccgtgcataaattccaacataattgcttcctacacctccaaagtgagccaaaaccatttttgttcaaaataaaagaaatatgatggttgtgatgtgtttatgcacggtgcataagggaataacttatgcaccataacttttgccacactttgtggggtgttacgcttataacaaggtaggataaaattagattaagtgtagtcttgttaatctgatgagttgatgatactatgatgactgaacttttgatgtcgtTGTACAAACAGTGGGATGTTACTCATTacatttttgatgttatagcgttaacttcaccaaaaaagtcattcttatgacttcaccatagaattttcctaaTTATTAATGGGAGGAAAATAAAAGGATactttatttctcttttgaatCAAAAGTTGCGTGGAGTCGTGGACCTTAAACTCATGGTGACATTTAGCATGGACGTGTGTTAAAGTTGTCCATGATGGATCACACTAGATTAACAATTGAATTTTCCAGTAATATTAAATCTTATTGTACATCTCTCACATCATATCACATCTTCTTCTTCACGAGTTTAGGCCGGTTCATGTTGTTTTGAGTGATAGATATCATGCGCCTTTTGGGAGATTTATTGTTGAATTTCTAGGAACGCTTAGGGTTCCAAATTCCAATACATGTATGGTTTGTCTAGCTCAGTGTCAAAGTGAACCTTGGGTTTGGTGAAAGTTGACGATGTTTCCTGAACTCCAATGCTCAAGTCCCTCAAGATTTTAGGAGAGCCTAGAGGTTTAACCAAGATAGATGATGTACTTTTCACCAAGGATTAGAGTCCTTGAACACCTCTTTCACGCATGAATGGATACATGATGAGTTTGATAAATTTACGTAGACAATATGATCTTATTGAAGCttcaaaatttagtttttgcagtatgattttgtcaaactcacTGTCAGGGACGGATACGCTTAAAGTAAATTGGGGCAATTGCCCCCACTACTTTTTCGATATTATTTGTTAAATCTTTGATATTTTAGCTATTGATCCCTCATAAAATAATAGATAGTCCccattaaatgaaaatttatactataaaaagagtatttttatatgaattctaTAAAATCAAATGTGTAAATGCATTtgagataaaattttaaatgatttttactatactttttaaatataaagacacgtaaataacaattttaatttgtagaTGTTAAtgagtttttagttttttcaatatattataGTATAGTGTTTATAACGTTAAGTATTTTTCTCAatgataatttttgttattattttatcacttttaCATTGctaaattttttgtataaataatatttatcatataaaatcttACCCCTGCAAATCGAAATTTTTGAATCGTGCTCACTGTCACTCCAAACATGTTCATCTACAACATATTTCCAGTATTGCTCTGATATCCTAATCTGATGCCCTTCCATTATCAGGAAAAGCCTCAAGAGACCCAATTTAAAAAGCTATTGTTCATGAACGACTTGCACAGGATATTGTTCATTTCACGCAACTCTCTGCCAAGTAAGAAGCTCGTCGGTTCATTCAAGTCAATATATAGGTTTTAATTCcaattataaaatttttcattaGATTCATTTAACTAATTTAACAACATTTTAAGTTTTCCATGTTCATGACCAAAGAAATTACACGCACATGGGGTGCATAAACCACAAACCATGTGAACCTTAGATTTAAACACAAACTCAAAGAGGTCTTGACACCTTGAAGGAGTTTGGAACCCGAGGAGATAAAAAACTACTAAAGTACATAATTTATGAATCCAAAGATGTAGATTAAATCAACACCATACAGTCCATTTTCAACTATATATTTATCAAAAGTGCTTTGCTATATATAGCGAAAGCCAAGTTCAAGAATAACCACGAAAGAATTAGCACCGTTAACAAGATTCAAAAAGATAATGtgattaataaataaaacatgcaaACCAAGATTGCATAGAAGGTTCTTTAGAAATTCAAGTAACAGTactattcaaaaataaaatatcaaactttCAAATGTCTCCGACCAAATTAATTTaaagcaacaacatcaacatttgTGATGCTAAGAAAACAATAAGAATCGCCTCATAGTTCTCCAACACCTAAATTCATATTCAGAATCAATCTAATACTCCTAATCATCATCATTAGCATCTTCAATAGTGGCCACATAAGCTACACCACCACCCTCAACATTATCATTCATCGGCATCACAATCATGCTGTAAAAAGTACTTTCGAGGTCGTAAATCTTCAATTTGCTCGCAACACCTTCTTTTTAAGCTTGGACTCAAAGAAGCACAAAGGCACCCTAGTAAATCAAGAGATTCAAGAAGAGGGCAATCATCAAGAATGGCAAGCAACTCAACACTCTTGAGCCAAATTCCAGACAATTTAAGATGTCGTAGCCCGGACATTGTTTTTGCAATAGCAAATGCCACATCATTATACTTATACTCGACGCAAGGGTAAATCAGCCTCCAAAGGTTTAATGATTTCAAACGAGGGCAACAACGACCAATGACTTCAAGAGAATCCCTTGATATGGTGTTGTTCTTAAATGTAATGGTAAGCTCCTCTAATAGTGGAAACTCCTTCACAAATTCACTCAACCTTTTATCAGAAAATTCTACCAAATACTTAATTCGTAATCGTCTCAAGTGACTTGCCCTGTAAAATATTATGAATAAGatcttaaaaaatatgattcattCAAGCTCCGAGAAGAATAATATTACTTAAACGAAcaagataaaattaattaccTAGGACTAGGAGCAGTATATTTGAGAATGTCATCGGTCCCAAATAATTCAAGACTAATGTCTTCTACATGACCACGACTTAGATCAATGGCATGGCCATAAATCTTATGTAAACAATGATAATCTAATGGAATAACATTGATATTACTAATGTGAATGGTACGCCACATTAGAGGATCCTTGCAAATGTGCCACCACAGAGGACAAACATTACGTGCACTTGTTACAATTTCAACAGTATCCAGTCTTTGAAGGATGTTCCTTATCAAGTCTATTGGAAGTTGAAGCCAATTTGGATTTCTTGTGCTCTCAACTTTCGCTTTTTCCACACAAGACCTCTTCATGCTACAAACAATACTGAAAATAAGTTCTACAGCATGCAGTTAGACTTTGTAGATCAAATATCAGTAATTAACTATATAGAGAAAAAGATATAGATGAAGACAAATTGGAAACTGCACCTTGTGATTTATTTCAATGATCAACAGTTCGGTATACGATGGAGATCGAGAGCAAAACTGAAGCAGTTCGGATGAGAATGGCGAAAAAAGTGATTCAAGTAGGGCACGCttacaaagtttgtttaaaaaaaactagGGTTCAAGAAGGGCACGCTTACACTCTTGATATATATTATGGATGCGTTTGTtacagattaaaataaaagtgatttcaCATAAAAGGGATTTTGCGTTTGTTTAGCGTAATAAAAATCACTACTTGAACCCTAGTTTCTTTTAGAGATTATGAGCCcgtttgttttaacttttttaagaaaaaaatcatttttttaaaaaattaatcacttttaagagttttgcatccgtttcttatagtttttaaaaaaaatcataatataaaaataatctaaaaacagcttaaaatgagaagctgttaagagcagctactcaaaaaatagatttttttagaggagagagaaaatatgatttaaaagattgaactaattttgtaacaaaaaaattcctttttgtttaaaaaaatgatttttattacggtaaacaaacgcaaaatagattctgatttttcataaaatctctaaaatataatctctaaattattttatatcaaaatcacttttattttaatctgtaACAAACGGGCCCTTACCAGCTTCTCTTTTGAAGTtgcttttaggttttttttagattctgatttttttaaaaagttgtaacaaacggatgcaaaactcttaaaagtgattattttttttaaaataagtatttttttcttaaaaaagctataacaaactggctttatatttttttgaaaaggataTACTTTATGATCTATATCTATATCATTATATAATCAGAAGACATTGCTAAActatatatgaaaaaattatattgttttggattgacatttttatttttaattatactcTTGAACAAATTTATCTATTTCTTTCAATTAGGCCCTTCAACATATTTGTCTATAAAAATTGTCATATTGTTGGGCTCATTTAAAAATGAGAATGACGGTGGGTAATCTCGCAAAGATTTCAGGATCCAGTATTTGCTAAATATCCTTATTAGATTACACCTCATGCCTTCCCTTGTTTTATGCATTGGGAGAAATTTAATTGGCTAAAACTGTTTTTGGGATAAGTTCGGGATAAAGTTTTTCGGGATGAATATCAactctcttaaaaaatataagactttatattatgtttgttatagtttttgtttttttacattaaaGACAATGTCATTAACAATATATCAAATGGCAAGAGTGTAGAAATACAAACGGAAGTCTTTTCAATTCATACGCGATCCGGATTATGAAGAACATATTTAGCTAAATAATGAACAGTTTGGTCGGATTCACGCTTAATATGCAAATAGTTTAAACTATGAAAATATACATTAAAACTAATACAATCCTTAATAATAGAGTGAACATGTGTGTGCGATTGTTCATTCAACATCAAAACCAAATTATAAACATATGATTATGCTATAAGATTCAGAAAAGACATGTCTTTCGCAGGTACCAAACTGATATGTGCTCCGGTGTAGTGGATGTTGAATCTTCACGGCAGAGGAGAAAGGTGTTTGTCGTCACGTTAACACTCCAACGTTCAAGTTAGTATTTGAGAGAGGTGGCGTTATGTGTAAAAAAGTGGTAAAAGTAAAGTGTACCTTAAGGGTGATGCTGAGTTTGATTGTAAGATGTTCATGTTTTTTATGTGTCGAAATTTTCCGGTTGGAGGGTTGTTTGTGGTTGATTCCTTCTCCAGGCCTTAATGATGTTCCTTCATGGCCccttagagcatccacaatcGAGACAACAATTTTTTGGTTCTTAAATGGATCCCGCGTGTACAcatcactcatttataattttttaatagtagtatcTAATAAGCATTCAATCCCTCCAACCCAGATCtcacacaaatttcttaaatgagaCATATTAATCAACTAccaataactttatatcattaattacatttcaattttttaatattaaaagagtgTGAGTCCCGCTTAAGATTGGAGGTCTTAAGTAAGACCTCGGGTCttataaaacaaagaaaaagtttttccccaataaaaatacataatagaTACCGGATCTTAAATGTTTAAAACCCTCCTATTAAAAATGGTCTTAGTCTAACTTTTTTTAGGATTGGGTTTTTGATGCTGGTCCAGGTATAAtattattcctttttttcttcttccaagtaTATCATGGCCCCTCGGTCAAACTTCTTTATGATGAGTTAAAACAAAGTATATGTCAAGTTTGATATcacttaattttatcatttgcttttatttttcctcTATATCATTCTGTATCAGTTAAATaacgtatttatttatttttaaaaataaacaggTAAGATTTTAAACGTCAATTATTTTGGTCCATACAAGCGGAAAGACGAGCATGTTGGTGTCAATCATTACACTAGTGGCAAGgatatttgaaaatggaaaaattaatattacaaattttacattccttcattaaaaaataataataatatgcatgaattacattttatttaaaatgttgacaaatagataaaataatatttaaaacaactattaattattaaaatattacttATTTTGTAAGTAGGACCAAATAGTACATATTTAATTACTTCTTTTAAACTCGTTAGTTGCTTAGGAGATAAAATCCTTACTTCAATGAGAAGCCTTAACAGGGAGTGATCCTTGTTAAGTAAAGACCTCCCATTAGAGATGCTCTAAGAGCATCAATATCGATCGtagtatatgtatatatgaacAGAGCGTGTCCGGAAAAACACCACTAATTGAGTTTTTTGGGTGGTAAATAGTTGATCCCGTAGCACTGCATTGATACGGTAGCTTTGTCTGATCTTAATGttcttttataataaaaagtgCTTATGATGTtacttttttgaattaaaatgatttaagaaatataatataaaatatattgtaAGATGAGTGAgacctattttaaaattttggaagaGTGGTATGGATATTTAGAAGATATAGTTTAGTGGTTTAAATAATTGGGAAGTGTGAAATAATATATTGTATTACGTGAGACCCATTTATACCACTCATATGGGTGGTATGGATGTGGATGCTCTAAGTGACTCAGTTGACTTTGTCACACACACCAATGTacaattttgatcttaaataaCTTTACTaatctattagaaaaaattataaaatttgatattttgaaaatattcatctaGACGAATCTAACaatatcttatatgatattatttatttttatatatcagTAGAAAAATACAGTCAAAGTATGTTAGatcaataatataaatttttaaataaatcatcTATTataggatggagggagtatttatcAGAAAACCTTTTGTGTGACCATACACATTATGCTAAAACTTTCTCGTAGTGAAACAtacaaagaaaattgaagtATAAAACTAACGCATTTCGGTAATCAGAAGCAGAGAACAAAACACATCTGTGTTTATTGTCATTCCAAACTAGGCTGATCAAAGTTAGTCCCTCTGAATTTGTAATTTGGAAAACTTTGTAAcaatttcaaaactaaaatatcAAACTTTCCCTACAACCAAATTACTTTAAAACAGCAACACTAACATTTGTGATGCCAAGAAAACAATGATATAATAAATCAGTCTAATACTCCCAATCATCATTAGCATATATATGTATCTTCAAAATTGTCCACATACTCCAtccgatcacatttataagtaaaatgcagctttttagatacattgaataattaatgtatctgacATATAGCCTCGTGGTATTGACTTGGAACCTGAAAGTGTGCTCCTTCTTGATGTCTCAAGTTCAATTCTCTCCGATACCAATTTGGATgagctaatttaacttcttcaaaataaaaaataaaaatgtatttgatatacaaatgtgactatatatatatatatattaattatttaatttatctaaaaaagtgttttttcgTATAAATATGACCACCATCATCATAATATAAAAAGTGCTTTGGAGGTCGTAAATCTTTAATTTGCTCGTGACACCTTTGTTCTAAATTTTGACTCAAAGAAGCACACACGTGCAAATCAAGAAATTCAAGAAGAGGGCAACCATCAAGAATGGCAAGGAACCCAACACTGACGAGAAAAATTCCTAACAATTTAAAACGGTGTAGCCCAGACATTGTTTTAGCATTAACaaatatcacatcataatatttatttatattgaaaaatgatatttgaatggtcattttgtgataataggtgtgacaattttttctcttatacctacattgtattttttatttttctctttattgttttggttCTTCTACCAATATCTacatttctttatatattttgattgtttcaaatgattgttcaaataatatttcTCATTTATACTTTGACGCAAGGGTAAATCAACCTACAAAGAATTAATGATTTCAAACAAATGCAACATTGGCCAATGACTTCAACAGAATCCTTGGATACATTGTTCCTAGATGTAATGTTAAGCTCCTTCACAAATTCACTCAATCCTTTATCTGAAATTCTTATGTAGAAATTGTCTTAATTGACTTGTCCTGTAAAATATTAAGAGTAAGATGCTGATAATATATGATTCATTTGAGTTATGGGAcgaataatattaaattaaactataatTTAGAGTGTGTAGTGTATAACCATCATTAAACTATAATTTAGAGTGTTGATATGATACAAACAAGGATATGAGctgcaatgaaatgaaatgagattAGAAATTGAGTCCAATAAATTAGGGAGGTCTAAAATGATCATACTACACTTAGGAAGTGGAATAAATTTGTTGCCATTTAGTGGTGACTCATTAGTTTTAGAAGATTGATGACTCACTAGTTTATTggaaaaaatctaaaacaataTTACTTATAAtatagagtagtgatatttgtacacctTTTCTAAATAACTTTcatgacaactttgtttttttctattttgattgatcaaaatcaatagagagagaaaaaggcaGAGAGATAACAAGAatgtaatgtgagtatgagagagaaagttgttcaaaagttattagaaattggttgtacaaatatcatttctctataatATATTATCTCTATTTTATAATCATCGatgaaattataatattttctccATCTATTATTCTTAAAAGGTTCTCATTCTATGTTCTATATCAGAGGAATTATCTTTTACATATCATTTGGTGCTCTTAACAATGATACAAtcaatattgtcattttatataataaaaaattaagtcaTAAGTGTTTTTTGAAGTAAAATTAAGTTAATAGAcgaattttatatatttaccaaaaatataatagaaagaaattgcaaactttgtttacttttttaatataattttcaagGATAGTAGATTTGATATAGTATAGTTAAAAAACAATTCAtgagttttatttaattataaattataaagttgatccatcaaataaaaaatagtagtaagcaaaaacaaaacaaaaatccttacccacaccacaccacaccAATCAATTTTGAAGAGATAGGATAGAAAAGAAGCAAAACTCTCAAATTTTTCTCtctgaaccaaaaaaaaataaaaaaatggcttCACTCTCTTCAACACTAACACCAACTTCaacttctctttctttcttctcttcttcaatcttcattTCTAATTCAATTCCCAAATTGAAATTCACTccaaattcaaactcaatttcaCATACTAATTCACTTTCCATTTCTTGCAAACTCGCCACCCTTCCACTCCTCTCCTTCTCCGGCGAGAAAATCGGTGAATCAACTCTCGACGTCAAATCCGCCTCTCCTTCCACCTCTCGCGCCGTCGTCCACCGCGCCATCATCCACGACCTTCAAAACAAACGCCGCGGCACAGCCTCCACCTTAACACGCGCCGAAGTCAGAGGTGGTGGCCGAAAACCCTACAACCAAAAGAAAACCGGCCGAGCACGTCAGGGTTCGATTCGTACACCTCTCCGACCCGGCGGTGGTGTGATTTTCGGCCCGAAACCAAGGGATTGGACTATTAAGATTAACAAGAAGGAGAAGAGGCTTGCGATTTCCACTGCGGTAGCGAGTGCGGCGGTGAATACAGTTGTGGTGGAGGAATTTGGAGATGAGTTTGAGGGGAATGCGAAGACGAAGGAGTTTATTGCGGCGATGAAAAGGTGGGGATTGGATCCGACGGAGAAAGTTACGTTTTTTATGATGGAGGTGAAGGAGAAAGTGTTGTTGGCTAGTAGGAATATTGGGACTTTGAAGATTTTGACGCCGAGGACTTTGAATTTGTATGATGTTTTGAATGCTGATAAGATTGTTCTTACTCCTGATGCTGTGGATTATTTGAATGGTAGGTATGGTGATAGTGAAcaagatgatgatggtgattatGTCGAAGAGGATAGCCAAGAAGGTAAATCATTAGTATTATAATAGTATTAATGATGATTAGTGATAACATTGTTAATCGTTATATCTTGAATTATTCATCCTTGTTTTTCGAATAGTATAGTACATTAGTACTAGTTCAATATTGATGTTGCCTTCCGTAAGAAGCGTCGGTGCTAGCGTGCTATAGTCATAGACCTAGATTTTAAATTGAAGTTGCGGTTATGGTCGTGTGCAATTGTTGATATGTTGACAACTGTGGTCAATTTTAGATGGTAC from Medicago truncatula cultivar Jemalong A17 chromosome 8, MtrunA17r5.0-ANR, whole genome shotgun sequence includes the following:
- the LOC25500062 gene encoding F-box protein SKIP19 — translated: MKRSCVEKAKVESTRNPNWLQLPIDLIRNILQRLDTVEIVTSARNVCPLWWHICKDPLMWRTIHISNINVIPLDYHCLHKIYGHAIDLSRGHVEDISLELFGTDDILKYTAPSPRASHLRRLRIKYLVEFSDKRLSEFVKEFPLLEELTITFKNNTISRDSLEVIGRCCPRLKSLNLWRLIYPCVEYKYNDVAFAIAKTMSGLRHLKLSGIWLKSVELLAILDDCPLLESLDLLGMIVMPMNDNVEGGGVAYVATIEDANDDD
- the LOC25500064 gene encoding 50S ribosomal protein L4, chloroplastic; translated protein: MASLSSTLTPTSTSLSFFSSSIFISNSIPKLKFTPNSNSISHTNSLSISCKLATLPLLSFSGEKIGESTLDVKSASPSTSRAVVHRAIIHDLQNKRRGTASTLTRAEVRGGGRKPYNQKKTGRARQGSIRTPLRPGGGVIFGPKPRDWTIKINKKEKRLAISTAVASAAVNTVVVEEFGDEFEGNAKTKEFIAAMKRWGLDPTEKVTFFMMEVKEKVLLASRNIGTLKILTPRTLNLYDVLNADKIVLTPDAVDYLNGRYGDSEQDDDGDYVEEDSQEGPDAEESADAVN